One Arthrobacter sp. StoSoilB19 DNA window includes the following coding sequences:
- the dinB gene encoding DNA polymerase IV: MHVDMDAFFVSVELRTRPELRGKPVIVGFPGERSVVLSGSYEARAFGVKSAMPMAVAMRMCPQAVVIEPRHKLYYEVSGQLMAIFESITGLVEPLSVDEAFLDVTGALRRLGPPRGIGELIRRRVAAELGITASVGIAETKFVAKIASTRCKPDGLLLIGPDETVPYLHSLPVGALWGVGAKTGEVLAKMGIRTVADVAATPVSSLKKVLGATGEHVHQLAWGIDRRPVTPVRLEKSIGAEETFAVDTADDALLRRELLRLSHRTAARLRSSGMVARTVALKLRFADFSTITRSRTVQTPVDSAQLIYAVVIQLLESLGTRAMAVRLVGVRAEQLEEAARTSLQLSIDRRDDNWRAAEQALDEVTRKFGSKSVLPARLMEHESRPGDSSQRPA; the protein is encoded by the coding sequence ATGCACGTGGACATGGACGCTTTCTTTGTTTCAGTGGAACTCCGGACGCGCCCCGAGCTCCGGGGCAAGCCCGTCATTGTTGGCTTCCCCGGGGAACGCTCGGTGGTCCTCTCAGGGTCATACGAGGCCCGCGCCTTCGGTGTGAAGTCGGCGATGCCCATGGCCGTGGCCATGCGCATGTGTCCGCAGGCGGTGGTCATTGAACCCCGGCACAAGCTGTACTACGAGGTGTCCGGGCAACTGATGGCCATCTTCGAATCCATCACGGGGCTTGTGGAGCCGCTCAGCGTTGACGAGGCCTTCCTGGACGTCACGGGGGCGCTGCGGCGGCTGGGCCCGCCCAGGGGAATCGGCGAGCTCATCCGGCGGCGCGTGGCAGCGGAACTGGGCATTACTGCATCCGTGGGAATTGCGGAAACCAAGTTCGTGGCGAAGATCGCTTCAACGCGCTGCAAGCCCGACGGCCTGCTGCTCATCGGGCCGGACGAAACCGTGCCCTATCTTCACAGCCTTCCGGTAGGCGCCCTTTGGGGCGTCGGCGCCAAGACCGGAGAGGTGCTTGCCAAGATGGGAATCAGGACGGTGGCGGACGTGGCGGCGACGCCGGTGTCGTCCTTGAAGAAGGTACTGGGGGCAACGGGGGAGCACGTGCACCAGCTTGCCTGGGGCATCGATCGCCGTCCCGTTACCCCGGTACGGCTGGAAAAGAGTATCGGCGCCGAAGAGACCTTCGCCGTGGACACCGCCGATGACGCCCTCCTTCGCCGGGAACTGCTGCGGCTCTCCCACCGCACCGCCGCGCGCCTGCGGAGCTCCGGAATGGTTGCCCGGACCGTGGCGCTGAAGCTGCGCTTCGCCGACTTTTCCACCATCACGCGCAGCAGGACAGTCCAGACTCCGGTGGACAGTGCCCAGCTGATCTACGCAGTGGTCATCCAGCTCCTGGAGTCGCTCGGGACCCGGGCCATGGCTGTGCGGCTGGTGGGAGTAAGGGCTGAGCAGCTGGAGGAAGCTGCAAGGACCTCGCTCCAGCTGAGCATCGACCGCAGGGATGACAACTGGCGGGCAGCCGAGCAGGCACTGGACGAGGTGACGCGCAAGTTCGGCAGCAAATCCGTCCTGCCCGCCCGCCTGATGGAGCACGAAAGCCGGCCGGGAGACAGTTCCCAGCGGCCCGCCTGA
- a CDS encoding Rv2175c family DNA-binding protein — translation MNNVENLVGEWLPLPDVARLLDVSITKVHSLIDEHALAALRVGERKIRSVPAEFIQDGQVVDSLKGTIVVLADAGYSDEDLIGWLFTADESLRGRPIDALREGRKTEIRRRAQTLAW, via the coding sequence GTGAATAACGTAGAAAACCTGGTGGGCGAGTGGCTGCCACTGCCCGACGTCGCCCGTTTATTGGATGTCTCCATCACCAAGGTCCACAGCCTGATTGACGAACATGCCCTCGCTGCATTGCGCGTTGGGGAACGGAAGATCCGGTCGGTTCCAGCGGAATTCATCCAGGACGGCCAGGTAGTGGACAGCCTTAAGGGGACCATCGTGGTGCTGGCAGATGCCGGCTATTCGGACGAGGACCTTATTGGCTGGCTGTTCACCGCCGACGAATCCCTGCGCGGCCGCCCCATCGATGCCCTTCGGGAAGGGCGCAAGACCGAAATCAGGCGCAGGGCCCAGACTCTGGCCTGGTAG
- a CDS encoding penicillin-binding protein 2, with the protein MAETTGKAGKSKEPNATKRLRLGLGVMLTLLLVVGGKLFLVQGLDVGGMAEAALNSRMTSAILPAERGSILDSRGTVLANSVIRYNIVVDQRVNTKTDAYKRLEPQADGHDKLVDVSRDQAISELAAALGMDSNAVRDAVTGEQPYYIVAKDVKPDVEDRISKLQVPGIVAEGVSKRVYPNGAVAGGVVGFLQDGTTGQAGIEQTQDDQLKGKDGKRLFEIGADGLRIPVGLDELTPPQNGKDVKLTLNSDLQYFAQQAIQSQADKLSAEWGVIIVMDAKTGNLLALADTNSPDPNNPGLVAAKDRGVRSVTAAYEPGSVEKMMTAAAVIDEGLASPLDHFTIPPTYTVDGQTFSDAFAHGTEERTLAGIIGYSMNTGTVMAGQRLSKEQRYDWLKKFGIGEAPDIGLPATASGILTPADQWDGRQQYTVLFGQGVSQSTLQTVRAYQSIANNGVMLQPRLIDSYISPDGAEEKVPAQPSRQIVSESTAQQVQDILESAVTEGEIKDAGIDGYRVGAKTGTSESPCDDGKSGYCGYTASIVGMAPMDDPRFIVEVVLQRPKGSIYGITNGPVFRSVMSQTLRTYNVQPSTGQPARMPQYAK; encoded by the coding sequence GTGGCGGAGACGACCGGCAAAGCAGGAAAAAGCAAGGAACCCAACGCCACCAAGCGCTTGCGACTGGGACTGGGCGTCATGCTCACGCTCCTGCTGGTGGTGGGCGGGAAGCTCTTCCTGGTCCAGGGGCTTGACGTCGGCGGCATGGCCGAAGCGGCACTGAACAGCCGGATGACCTCGGCGATCCTTCCGGCCGAGCGCGGCAGCATCCTGGACTCACGCGGCACTGTTCTTGCCAACAGCGTGATCCGGTACAACATCGTGGTGGACCAGCGCGTCAACACCAAAACGGACGCCTACAAACGCCTCGAGCCCCAGGCCGACGGCCACGACAAACTGGTGGACGTCAGCCGCGACCAGGCGATCTCAGAACTTGCCGCGGCATTGGGCATGGACTCAAACGCGGTCCGTGACGCAGTGACAGGGGAACAGCCCTATTACATTGTGGCCAAGGACGTAAAGCCCGACGTCGAGGACCGCATCTCCAAGCTCCAGGTGCCCGGCATCGTGGCCGAGGGCGTCAGCAAACGCGTCTACCCCAACGGCGCCGTGGCCGGGGGAGTTGTGGGCTTCCTCCAGGACGGCACCACGGGCCAGGCAGGCATCGAGCAGACGCAGGACGACCAGCTCAAGGGCAAAGACGGCAAGCGCCTGTTCGAGATCGGTGCCGACGGGCTCCGCATCCCGGTGGGTCTTGACGAGCTGACCCCACCGCAAAACGGCAAGGACGTCAAACTCACGCTCAATTCCGATCTTCAGTACTTTGCCCAGCAGGCCATCCAGAGCCAGGCGGACAAACTCAGTGCCGAATGGGGCGTCATCATTGTGATGGACGCCAAGACCGGGAACCTCCTGGCCCTGGCTGATACCAACTCCCCGGACCCCAACAACCCGGGGCTGGTGGCGGCCAAGGACCGCGGCGTCCGTTCCGTGACGGCCGCCTATGAGCCCGGCTCGGTGGAGAAGATGATGACGGCTGCAGCCGTCATCGACGAGGGACTCGCCAGCCCCCTGGACCATTTCACTATTCCACCCACCTACACCGTGGACGGCCAGACCTTCAGCGACGCGTTTGCCCATGGCACCGAGGAACGGACACTGGCCGGCATCATCGGTTACTCCATGAACACCGGAACGGTTATGGCCGGACAGCGGCTCAGCAAGGAACAACGCTACGACTGGCTGAAGAAGTTCGGCATCGGCGAGGCACCGGACATCGGACTTCCCGCCACGGCATCGGGCATCCTCACGCCGGCGGACCAATGGGACGGACGCCAGCAGTACACCGTCCTGTTCGGGCAGGGCGTTTCGCAGTCCACCCTCCAGACAGTCCGTGCCTACCAGAGCATCGCGAACAACGGCGTCATGCTGCAGCCGCGGCTGATCGATTCCTACATTTCCCCCGACGGCGCCGAGGAGAAAGTGCCGGCCCAGCCGTCGCGGCAGATTGTCTCCGAAAGCACGGCCCAACAGGTCCAGGACATCCTTGAAAGCGCTGTCACCGAAGGCGAAATCAAGGACGCCGGGATCGACGGCTACCGCGTTGGGGCCAAGACCGGCACGTCCGAATCACCGTGCGACGACGGCAAGTCCGGCTACTGCGGGTACACGGCCTCCATCGTGGGAATGGCGCCGATGGATGATCCGCGGTTTATTGTGGAGGTGGTGCTCCAGCGGCCGAAGGGCAGCATCTACGGCATCACCAACGGACCGGTGTTCCGGTCCGTCATGAGCCAGACGCTGCGGACCTACAACGTCCAGCCTTCCACCGGCCAGCCGGCCAGAATGCCTCAGTACGCCAAGTAG
- a CDS encoding polyprenyl synthetase family protein produces MTAAEQLRNEQADFVAGVAGELTSFLTARQSVMSGISPDIEPIMGSISNLVTGGKRLRALMCYWGWRGAGGEAGSGQVVTAGAALELFQAAALIHDDIIDRSDTRRGGPSVHRRFSQLHTSQGWALDSERFGQAAAILAGDLCLSFSEEAFTDIGEPAASGSRARLIFNLMRAEVMAGQYLDILEEVAGPVRDRAGAVGRAQSIIRFKSAKYSTEHPLALGGALAGASNDLLRGYSAFALPLGEAFQLRDDVLGVFGDPLTTGKPAGDDLREGKRTVLVALALDQASPEESAFIDASLGRPDLSESDIVEIRRIIEDSGALQATEVLINEFGAAAFDALDGLPLDELPKTALRKLAEATVSRAS; encoded by the coding sequence GTGACGGCCGCGGAGCAGTTGAGGAATGAACAGGCTGATTTTGTGGCAGGAGTTGCCGGCGAGCTGACCAGCTTCCTGACCGCACGCCAGTCGGTGATGTCCGGCATTTCCCCGGACATCGAGCCCATCATGGGTTCCATCTCGAATTTGGTGACCGGCGGAAAACGCCTCCGCGCCCTGATGTGCTACTGGGGATGGCGGGGTGCAGGCGGCGAGGCCGGATCAGGCCAGGTGGTCACGGCCGGGGCAGCCCTCGAGCTGTTCCAGGCTGCCGCCCTGATCCACGACGACATCATCGACCGTTCGGACACCCGGCGGGGCGGTCCCAGCGTGCACCGCCGCTTCAGCCAGCTGCACACATCGCAGGGCTGGGCGCTGGACAGCGAACGGTTTGGGCAGGCCGCAGCGATCCTTGCCGGCGACCTTTGCCTGTCCTTCAGCGAGGAGGCGTTCACCGACATCGGCGAGCCGGCTGCGTCGGGCAGCAGGGCCAGGCTTATCTTCAACCTCATGCGCGCAGAGGTCATGGCCGGACAGTACCTGGACATCCTGGAGGAAGTGGCCGGACCGGTCCGGGACCGCGCCGGTGCCGTTGGCAGGGCGCAATCGATCATCCGGTTCAAGAGTGCCAAGTACTCCACCGAGCACCCCTTGGCGTTGGGCGGAGCTTTGGCCGGAGCGTCCAATGACCTGCTCCGCGGCTATTCAGCGTTCGCCCTCCCGCTGGGCGAGGCCTTCCAGCTCCGCGACGACGTCCTGGGCGTGTTCGGGGATCCGCTGACCACAGGCAAGCCGGCCGGCGATGATTTGCGTGAAGGGAAGCGGACCGTTCTGGTGGCCCTCGCCCTGGACCAGGCTTCGCCGGAAGAGTCCGCGTTCATCGATGCCAGCCTGGGCAGGCCCGATCTGTCCGAATCCGACATCGTCGAAATTCGACGGATTATCGAGGATTCCGGCGCGCTGCAGGCCACGGAAGTCCTTATCAATGAATTCGGCGCGGCAGCATTCGATGCCCTTGACGGGCTTCCGTTGGACGAGCTGCCCAAGACCGCCCTTCGGAAGCTGGCTGAAGCTACCGTCAGCCGAGCCTCCTGA
- the rsmH gene encoding 16S rRNA (cytosine(1402)-N(4))-methyltransferase RsmH: protein MTDQPKPTSERHVPVLRDRCINLLAPGFEAARLRGETPIAVDATLGMGGHSEAMLQRFPDLHLIGIDRDEEALSLAGERLAPFAARIDLVHAVYDEIQDVLEDLGVAEVHGILMDLGVSSLQLDERERGFAYSFDAPLDMRMDTSRGQTAADVVNTYSEEDLVRIIRKWGEEKFAGRIANRIVAARAIKPFTTTGELVEQIRSVVPASAAKSGGHPAKRTFQALRIEVNEELDVLERAVPAAVASLAIGGRIVVMSYHSLEDKIVKGVLQARSKSSAPLGFPVELEEHKPELKTLTKGTEVPTAVEIAENPRAASARLRAAERIRARRAA from the coding sequence ATGACCGATCAACCCAAGCCCACGTCCGAACGCCATGTGCCGGTCCTTCGCGACCGGTGCATCAATTTGTTGGCACCGGGATTCGAAGCAGCAAGGCTCCGCGGCGAGACCCCCATCGCGGTGGACGCCACCCTTGGCATGGGCGGTCATTCCGAGGCGATGCTCCAGCGGTTTCCCGACCTCCACCTCATCGGCATTGACCGTGACGAGGAAGCACTCTCCCTGGCGGGGGAGCGGCTGGCTCCGTTCGCCGCCCGGATCGACCTGGTCCACGCGGTGTACGACGAGATCCAGGACGTCCTGGAGGACCTCGGTGTGGCTGAAGTGCACGGGATCCTGATGGACCTGGGTGTTTCCTCCCTGCAGCTGGATGAGCGTGAACGCGGTTTCGCCTACTCATTTGACGCGCCCCTGGACATGCGCATGGACACCAGCCGGGGCCAGACCGCGGCGGACGTGGTCAATACCTACAGCGAAGAGGACCTGGTCCGGATTATCCGCAAATGGGGCGAGGAAAAGTTCGCCGGACGGATTGCCAACAGGATCGTCGCGGCACGGGCCATCAAACCGTTCACCACCACCGGCGAACTGGTGGAGCAGATCCGTTCCGTGGTTCCCGCTTCTGCAGCGAAGTCCGGTGGACATCCTGCCAAGCGGACCTTTCAGGCCCTCAGGATCGAGGTCAACGAGGAACTCGACGTCCTGGAGCGTGCCGTCCCCGCCGCCGTGGCCTCCCTGGCTATCGGGGGCCGCATCGTGGTCATGTCCTACCACTCCCTGGAGGACAAAATCGTCAAAGGCGTTCTCCAGGCCCGCTCCAAGTCTTCCGCTCCCCTTGGCTTCCCCGTTGAGCTGGAAGAACACAAGCCCGAACTCAAGACCCTGACCAAAGGCACCGAGGTGCCCACCGCCGTCGAAATCGCCGAAAATCCGCGCGCTGCCTCCGCCAGGCTCCGCGCGGCAGAACGAATCAGAGCCAGGAGAGCTGCATGA
- the pknB gene encoding Stk1 family PASTA domain-containing Ser/Thr kinase, with protein sequence MVQEHVSDPVAGTLVDNRYAVTSRLARGGMSTVYLAIDQRLDREVALKVLHPHLAADGNFLDRLGREAKAAARLSHPHVVGVLDQGNDGNTAYLVMEYIKGHTLRDVLRERGALPPRLALALIDPVVEGLGAAHAAGFIHRDVKPENVLIADDGRIKIGDFGLARAVTSSTSTGALLGTVAYISPELVLGKPADARSDVYSVGIMLYEMLTGRQPFEGEVPIQVAYQHVNGTVGPPSDLVPGLAGEVDELVQWCTANDPENRPVDGNALLQELRHIRTNLTDAELDLLPPAAAAAASQHQTEVLARRSNPTTLMPPARPAAPAYPPGRQEAPAPSASAGPAAQVPYHQRPGLALPDDDDADNGWSPPPRLGKRAQRRADKESGKLRALAAATPVRTLREGNPRRRGILWVLVLIIAALLATGAGWFFGMGPGAAAAVPAVANKTVAQAQQLLGGAGFRSTTSDVFDDEVPTGLIVGTDPAAGTEIRKFQPVSLLVSKGPQLFPLPKLTGGTLSEAKTSLNSDGMALGTVTEQFDEQAAAGTVMSQDPAAGTPARHGTPVAIVVSKGPQPIAVPSVVGKSGDDAVAALKAAGLTAKVAPEAVFDRNIPEGAVVSQSPANGTLTRGGTVTLTFSKGPRMVAVPSYIGKQATEARKALEALGFQVRVNNILGGFFGTVRDQSPVNREVPEGSVITITVV encoded by the coding sequence ATGGTGCAGGAACACGTGTCAGACCCAGTTGCAGGGACCCTGGTGGACAACCGTTATGCAGTCACCTCCAGGCTTGCCCGTGGCGGAATGTCCACCGTCTACCTGGCCATAGACCAAAGGCTGGACCGTGAGGTGGCGCTGAAGGTGCTGCACCCCCACCTCGCTGCTGACGGGAACTTCCTGGACCGGCTGGGCCGGGAGGCAAAGGCGGCCGCCCGGCTGTCGCATCCGCACGTGGTGGGTGTCCTTGACCAGGGCAATGACGGCAACACGGCCTACCTCGTAATGGAGTACATCAAGGGCCACACGCTGAGGGACGTTCTCAGGGAAAGGGGTGCCCTGCCTCCCCGGCTGGCGCTGGCACTGATCGATCCGGTGGTGGAGGGCCTGGGCGCGGCACACGCTGCCGGCTTTATCCACCGTGACGTCAAGCCCGAGAACGTCCTGATCGCCGATGACGGCAGGATCAAAATAGGCGACTTTGGACTTGCCCGTGCCGTTACCAGTTCAACCAGCACCGGGGCCCTGCTCGGAACGGTGGCCTATATCTCCCCGGAACTGGTCCTGGGCAAGCCGGCAGACGCCCGCAGCGACGTCTACTCCGTGGGCATCATGCTGTATGAGATGTTGACCGGCAGGCAGCCGTTCGAGGGCGAAGTCCCCATCCAGGTGGCCTACCAGCACGTCAACGGAACCGTGGGCCCGCCATCGGACCTGGTGCCGGGGCTGGCCGGGGAAGTGGACGAACTGGTGCAGTGGTGTACTGCCAATGATCCGGAAAACCGGCCGGTGGACGGCAATGCCCTGCTGCAGGAACTGCGCCACATCCGGACCAACCTCACTGATGCCGAACTGGACCTGCTGCCTCCTGCAGCCGCTGCCGCCGCGTCCCAGCACCAGACCGAGGTCCTGGCACGGCGCAGCAACCCCACAACGCTGATGCCTCCCGCCCGGCCCGCCGCCCCTGCCTACCCGCCCGGCCGGCAGGAGGCACCGGCCCCGTCGGCATCGGCGGGCCCTGCCGCCCAGGTGCCATACCACCAACGGCCCGGATTAGCATTGCCCGACGACGACGATGCGGACAACGGGTGGTCTCCCCCGCCGCGGCTGGGCAAGCGGGCCCAGCGCCGGGCGGACAAGGAAAGCGGGAAACTCCGCGCCCTTGCCGCTGCCACGCCGGTGCGCACGCTTCGGGAGGGAAATCCCCGCCGCCGCGGCATCCTTTGGGTCCTGGTCCTCATCATCGCCGCACTCCTGGCGACGGGCGCCGGCTGGTTTTTCGGAATGGGTCCGGGCGCCGCGGCCGCCGTACCGGCGGTCGCCAACAAGACTGTGGCGCAGGCCCAGCAGTTGCTGGGCGGAGCGGGCTTCCGCTCCACTACGAGCGATGTCTTCGACGACGAGGTGCCCACCGGGCTGATAGTGGGCACGGACCCCGCCGCGGGGACGGAGATCCGGAAGTTCCAGCCGGTTTCCCTGCTGGTTTCAAAAGGTCCCCAGCTTTTCCCCTTGCCGAAACTCACGGGCGGAACCTTGTCTGAGGCGAAGACCTCCCTCAACTCCGATGGCATGGCCCTGGGCACTGTCACTGAACAGTTCGATGAACAGGCGGCTGCTGGAACCGTCATGTCGCAGGACCCTGCCGCGGGCACGCCTGCCCGCCACGGCACCCCCGTTGCGATCGTGGTTTCCAAGGGCCCGCAGCCCATCGCCGTCCCTTCGGTGGTCGGGAAATCCGGGGACGACGCCGTGGCGGCACTGAAGGCAGCAGGCCTCACTGCCAAAGTAGCCCCGGAGGCGGTGTTTGACCGGAACATCCCGGAGGGCGCCGTCGTCAGCCAGTCCCCCGCCAACGGGACACTGACCCGGGGTGGCACTGTTACCCTGACCTTTTCCAAGGGCCCCAGGATGGTGGCGGTGCCGAGCTACATCGGCAAGCAGGCAACTGAAGCGCGCAAGGCGCTGGAAGCACTCGGCTTCCAGGTCCGGGTGAACAACATTTTGGGCGGCTTCTTCGGCACGGTGAGGGACCAGTCGCCGGTGAACCGGGAAGTTCCGGAGGGCTCAGTCATCACCATCACCGTGGTGTAG
- the mraZ gene encoding division/cell wall cluster transcriptional repressor MraZ yields the protein MFLGTHSPRLDEKGRIILPAKFREELASGLVLTRGQERCIYVFSEKEFARVHEQMREAPISSKQARDYIRVFLSGASDEVPDKQGRVTIPPALREYAGLGRELAVIGAGTRAEIWDAQAWNEYLAEKETAFSETDDPIPGIL from the coding sequence GTGTTTCTGGGCACACACTCGCCGCGTCTGGATGAAAAGGGACGGATCATTCTCCCCGCCAAGTTCCGCGAGGAGCTTGCCAGCGGCCTGGTGCTCACGAGGGGCCAGGAACGTTGCATCTACGTCTTCAGCGAGAAGGAATTTGCACGGGTCCACGAGCAAATGCGGGAGGCGCCAATCTCCTCCAAGCAGGCACGTGACTATATCCGCGTATTTCTCTCTGGAGCCTCTGACGAGGTACCTGACAAGCAGGGGCGCGTGACCATTCCACCGGCGCTCCGGGAGTATGCAGGACTCGGAAGGGAACTTGCCGTCATCGGCGCCGGTACCCGCGCCGAGATCTGGGACGCCCAGGCTTGGAATGAATACCTTGCGGAGAAGGAAACAGCCTTTTCCGAAACTGACGATCCCATTCCGGGCATTCTCTGA
- a CDS encoding DUF3040 domain-containing protein, whose product MPLSEHEQKLLEQLEKQLHEDDPKFANSMGSDPGRSWSTRHVVIGVLCALAGVFLLLVGVTLQNIFVGVLGFVVMGGGVYFATMRSSRGTAASKAGGGKPGKQRSSFMSNLEERWDERRRGEP is encoded by the coding sequence ATGCCGCTGTCGGAGCACGAACAGAAGCTGCTTGAGCAGCTTGAGAAGCAGCTTCACGAGGACGACCCGAAGTTCGCGAACTCAATGGGTTCGGACCCGGGACGTTCCTGGTCCACGAGGCATGTGGTTATTGGGGTCCTTTGCGCACTTGCCGGCGTCTTCCTGCTACTGGTGGGGGTCACCCTCCAGAACATCTTTGTCGGCGTCCTGGGCTTCGTGGTGATGGGCGGTGGGGTGTACTTCGCCACCATGCGCAGTTCCCGCGGGACGGCCGCGTCAAAGGCCGGCGGCGGAAAACCGGGCAAGCAGCGCAGTTCTTTCATGAGCAACCTCGAAGAGCGCTGGGACGAGCGCCGCAGGGGTGAACCCTAA
- a CDS encoding lytic transglycosylase domain-containing protein, with protein MTTSRSPKQPPKPSLPMIAATTAALPAVVLSSLALAQPAAAQQPARNIPSSLAAAMKAQAAAKAAGTVIPAAVVSTTIPAAFQPAQPAAPAEYTIARGDTVSAIAGRFGLDTGEILKLNNLQANTIIYPGQKLKLSGSAAPAAPAPAAAPAAPAPAGGATYTVKPGDTLGAIAAKHNVALSDVFTWNNLSMRSIIYPGQKIKVGGGDSTPAPAAAPAPAPAAPALAATSAPATGSYTIKAGDTLSAIASRHGVKLSDLLSANKLGMTSIIYPGSKLAIPGGSGQSDPQPAAAAPQPAAAPLVPSSFLGFSYPAAVVSSANENKALLNASPVPSRDEMKNIVADTARRMGVDPSLALAFAFQESGFNQRAVSPANAIGTMQVIPSSGQWASDLVGRKLNLLDPYDNATAGIAIIRQLLATSKDQDTAIAGYYQGQYSVSKYGMYDDTKAYLAAIKAHQKNFG; from the coding sequence ATGACGACGTCCCGCTCGCCAAAGCAGCCCCCCAAGCCGAGTCTGCCGATGATTGCCGCCACCACAGCGGCGCTGCCAGCGGTCGTATTGTCATCCTTGGCCCTCGCCCAACCTGCCGCAGCACAGCAGCCCGCACGGAACATCCCCAGCAGCCTCGCAGCAGCCATGAAGGCCCAGGCTGCAGCGAAGGCAGCCGGAACGGTGATTCCCGCCGCCGTGGTATCCACCACCATCCCGGCCGCCTTCCAGCCCGCACAGCCGGCGGCACCTGCGGAGTACACGATTGCCCGCGGCGACACCGTCAGCGCGATTGCCGGCCGCTTCGGTTTGGACACCGGCGAAATCCTCAAGCTGAACAACCTGCAGGCCAACACCATCATTTACCCGGGGCAGAAACTAAAGCTGTCCGGTTCGGCTGCACCTGCGGCCCCCGCACCTGCGGCTGCCCCGGCTGCTCCGGCACCTGCTGGTGGAGCAACGTACACGGTGAAGCCGGGCGACACCCTCGGTGCGATCGCAGCAAAGCACAACGTGGCCCTTTCCGACGTCTTCACCTGGAACAATCTCTCCATGCGCTCCATCATCTACCCGGGGCAGAAGATCAAGGTGGGTGGCGGCGATTCCACGCCTGCTCCCGCGGCGGCCCCGGCCCCCGCCCCGGCCGCACCTGCGCTGGCCGCCACCTCAGCACCGGCAACCGGCTCCTACACGATCAAAGCCGGAGACACGCTGTCGGCGATTGCATCCCGGCACGGGGTAAAGCTGTCTGACCTGCTCTCGGCGAACAAGCTGGGCATGACCAGCATCATCTACCCTGGCAGCAAGCTGGCCATTCCCGGCGGCTCCGGCCAGTCGGATCCGCAGCCGGCTGCTGCGGCCCCGCAGCCTGCTGCCGCGCCCCTGGTGCCCAGCTCCTTCCTGGGCTTCAGCTACCCGGCTGCCGTGGTCAGCTCGGCCAATGAAAACAAGGCCCTGCTGAACGCCTCCCCCGTTCCCTCGCGGGATGAAATGAAGAACATCGTTGCCGATACGGCACGCCGGATGGGAGTGGATCCTTCCCTGGCCCTCGCCTTCGCCTTCCAGGAATCCGGTTTCAACCAGCGCGCCGTGTCACCGGCCAACGCCATCGGCACCATGCAGGTCATTCCCAGTTCCGGGCAGTGGGCCTCAGACCTGGTGGGCCGGAAGCTGAACCTGTTGGACCCCTACGACAATGCCACAGCCGGCATCGCCATCATCCGGCAGTTGCTGGCCACCAGCAAGGACCAGGACACCGCCATTGCCGGGTACTACCAGGGCCAGTACTCGGTGAGCAAGTACGGCATGTACGACGACACCAAGGCCTACCTCGCTGCCATCAAGGCGCACCAGAAGAACTTCGGCTGA